ACTCTCAAGCACATGAATTTTAAATCACATCTAATGTTCATAAAGCCCAACTAATCAAACACATAACCATCAACACAATAACTCCCAAGGCTCAAGATCCAAAAAACCTTTGTAAAAAAGACTTTTGGGAGGAAGGGTCTTCGgactctcttcttctcttctcatTTCCTTTCACATTCTCATACCCATTTTATAATTCTTTGAGCTATTAGTAGCTAATCCTCTCTTCAAGGTTGTCAAACTCGCGAGTCTAGCTAAACTCGTGGAGTTGACCTAGACTCGACTCGTAGACTCGTACGAGTTTACCtgttatacatttttttaaaaaaatatatatatcatgtataatatatatatttactcaGATATAGACATTCAAACCTAACAATTTCAACATGAaaacacataataaattaaCCTAATACTAAAATTACAAGTTACAACAAGTACTTTGGATCACACATTTAAATCTTTCACAAGTATCTATCTAGTTCAACATAAAACACACAATTACACAATCAAATGTTCATAAGACATAACCAAAAcacaaaagaaaacaacaaagcaacaattaaatttctaataaactctaaaactcaaatcctccaatatcttcatcttccatggcatcaacatcatcatcttcaCCATCTTCATCAGAAACATCATTTCTTTCAGCCTCAGGTTCAACACGGCCaacaaaatcatcatcatcattcacatgttcatcttcttcctctatTAAATTTTGTTGTGGATCCCCAATAAACTCATTCTCACCTCCCTCACCCATGTTGAATTCATTACTATTCATACCTGGAATAGCAAATTCATTACTATTTGGATCATCATTAGTATTATCATTCGTTGGCAAGTGAGAATGCTCAACACTTTCAGCAATATTTTCATTAACATCCTCAGTTGTCCACTCATCATCAGAATGCACTGCATCAAATTCAAGTTCTGGAGTTTTTCTAATTTACTTGCTCTTTAACTTCAAATTATACATCACATACACTAAATCACTCATTTTCTTTTGATGCAACCGATTTCTTCTCTTTGTATGAACCTACAAACATATAGTGCCAAtagttaataaaaatacaaaaattaaaattaaaataaataatgaatagTTCTAAGGAAGTAAGGAATAAGGAATTACCATTTCAAATGCACTCTAAATACACTCACAACCAGATGAACTACAAGTTAAGCTTAGAACTCAGATAGCAAACTTCTTTAGTTCTGGACAACTATCTCTATAGAAGTCCACCACTCAGCAGGTAGCATGGTCTTCCTACTACTCTTTGCAGTTTCATTACCAAAGAGGCCTCTAGCATAATGAAAGTCAGGAAGCTGTAGACCAACCTTTTTCCTTTCTTCCTGGTTAGGAACCAGTTTTTTCAAACAACTATATAGACCAATCTTAATGTCAGCATCATCAACCATGAAATTTGGTTCATAGTGATAATGAGGATTAAGATAATACGCAGCTGCATGCAATGGTCTATGCAATTGACTTTCCCACCTTCCATCAATAATTTCCCATATAGGTTCATAACTAAAAATAACAAtgcaaatgaataaaaataagaaaattaaataaataactaaatataagAAGAAAACATGGTAACATAATACATTGATAATCAAATATTAAAGCTTTCAATTAGTCAAGACTCAAGATGATCTCTTTTTAACACAACCGAAGTTAGTCTTGATTGTTTCTTTGGCGTTTCTCATGCCTTCAAAGATGAAATCCATGGCTGGTTTTTCATCTGAATCAACCAAGCGAAGGACTGTAATGAGAGGAGCAGCAGCTTTGAGGCATATGACAATATTCTTCCATAGCCTACTATCCAAGGCCATGTTTTGGACTCTTATTCCTTCAGGCATTGATGCAACCTTAGTTGTCTTCCAATCAGCAGAAGTAAATATAGTCATCAACGGTCCTTTATTATCATGAAGACAAGTGAGAGTCAAATAGGCAGTGGCGAATCTTGTGGCACCTGGCCGAACCAAGTCCTTTCCCTTTGTAAAATTCCTCAACATGCTAATGAGCATACTCCGGGAGTAGATAAAAGTGGTgatttttcttcccttttttatGGTTGTTTCATGCACCTTTAGCTTCTTTTCAAAATCCTCCAATATCAAATCTATGCAGTGTGCAGCACATGGTGTCCAGTACAAACTTTTTCTAGTCTCCATCATTCTTTCTCTAGCAGCCTTATAATTAGCAGCATTATCTGTAACAATTTGGACTACATTCTCTTCACCAACAAATTCTACGGCATCTTCTAGCATTTTGACAACTTTATTCGTTGTTTTCGAGATGTCAGAAGTGTCCAATGAATAAAGAAAAACTGTTCCTTTAAGGCTGTTCACCAAGAAATTACAAATACTACGCCTTTTTTTATCAGTCCATCCATCCGACATGATTGAACAACCAGTTCTCTTCcactctgctttaaattcagtAAGCATTTCATCAACattgttcactgctttttttaATTGGGTTTCTCTTAACTCATGGTAAGAAGGGGTTTGTAGCCAATTCCATATCTCCCAACCATCTCACAAAACTTTAAAAATTCGGAATTCTTAATAACATTGAAAGGAATAGCACTTGTATAGAAAAATATGGCACATTGTTGATCACATTGTTCCTTTAGATCCTTCTTCATCATTTGATTTATTGTTGATTGAACTTGAGCCCCTTTTCCTTTTGTGACAAAGTTGCGAATATCTTTCCCCTTTTGTTGAGAATTGTCCTTCTCCTTTTCTGTTTGTTCAGGATAATCCTCATCATCACCGAATCTTCTCTTCTTCAATGATGCTTCTTTAGCTTCCACACAGACTTTCAACATCACAGCCTTCACTTCTTCAGGTACTGAAGCACAAGGCTCTGAATCCTCTTTAGTACCGGCAAGATGATGCTTGAATCTATAAATCCCTCCGCTTATAGTCTTTGAGCAATAATTATAATTCACTTTTTTACCATTGCCTTGAACATCAATCCCATGTTTCCATCCTATATCACTTCTATTTTCAGTTGCATTTTTCCTCCTAGAAACAGCAGGTGTAGGTCTAGGAATTCTAGGAAGCGAAGACCCTGTCCCTGAACCAACATTCTCAgacattttgtatttttatccCTAAAAATCAGCAACCCAAACAACAAATTCAGATTCAGATTATCCACTAACTAAATTCAGATTCAGATTATCTACTAACTAAATTCATAACTAACACTAGTTTCAGCTACAATTACAACAATAATgttcaaaagatgaaaaattttCAGCATCATAAGACTTAATCAATAATCATCACTCCAAATGCAGTACAGCAAGCAATACTTTTGTGATTCGGAATAATATACCACCCAGTTAACCCAAAAGTCCATTCTCATTATCATATGAACCCCCTTTGAGGTCATCAATATGATCAAgcataaacaaattaaaacaatGGCAACCAGTCAACCACCAATACTCCAATACTCACTTTATCACACAACAGATACATTTTCATTTAAACTAACAATTCAGACTTCAGACTTTCAATTAAACAAACATAGTAAGTCAGTAACACTAACTAACAATTCAGACTTCAGAGTTTCAGTCagatattttagagttttaattCAGACTTCAGAGTTTCAATTCAGACTTCAGAGTTTTAATTAAGATATTTTAGAATTTCAATTCAGACTTCAGAGTTTCAATTCAGACTTCAGAATTTCAGTAAACTAAACATAACTACATAACAGAagcagaaaacaaaagaaaaaaaatatataagcaCTATCCACACATTTTAACCATGATTGAAGCATGAAGCATGAAGTACATATTACAGAAGCAGGCAAGCAGCATCAGTTTTTTTCacacattaattttttttcaacagATCAAACGCAGATCAGGGCCTTAATAAATTTGCACAATTGAATAATTGCAACCAAAATTGTTAGCATTTGAATTAGTTTAATAAAATTACCTTGGAGATGGGCAGACTTTATCACTTGAAGCAGATCGGCAGTGCTTCAGTGAAGAAAAACAGAACAAGGCCGACGAGGGCAGAACAGGGGAGGGGAGGCAAACGGCGTGGTGGTGGGCTCTGGCGCTGTGCGACTCTGCTTGGTGGTGGCTTGGTGGGCTCTACGAGACTGTGACTCTGCGTGGTGGTCCTTCACTGGGCTCTGCGACGCTGTGTGGGTGAGCGGTGGGGGATGAGGGATGAGGCGAGGGGAGGTGAGAAGGCGAGGGATCCGTCTGGACTCTGGCGTCCGGCCTCTGCGTGCCGGCGCAGACAACGCCGCCGTTAGATGGTGGAGGGAGTGAGGAGTGAGGCTGGCCGTGAGGGTTTGGTGGAGGGAGTCACTAGGGTTTCGAACTTCACTTCTTCATTAGTGGGTGTGGGTTTAGGTTACCGGGTTTGGGTTAGCCACTTAGCTGTAGGGTTTTTTTTTCTGGgccaaaacgacgccgttttggCAGAAATGGGCAACGAAATTAAACTCGCTGACTCGCTAGCAAACTCGAGAGTTTGCACGATTTTATCCGAGTCTAGCCGAGTCAACCCGAGTCTATCCAGAAACGAGTTTATGTCCGAGTCAACTCGATTCCACTACCTAAACTCGTAAACTCGCGAGTTTGACAACCAGGCCTCTCTTCATTGGGGGAACAAGCTCTGTTGAATTTCAATcgattaatgtgattgattcttCAACTTCAATTCATCTTTCAATTGCTTCTTTAGAAAGAGTATTCGTTCTTTATCAAGGATCTAAATCTATCGAAAGATAATTTAGATCCAAATTGGATTTTATGATCACTTGGAAAAGTAGACTCATAAAATCAAGCTAGAAAACCTTTTCTCTTAGTTCTCATGATTATGGATGTAGATTTGATATGTAACATGAGTTAATCCTATCTAGATCTTGAAGAATTGTGTGGCAATAAGTCAGAGAATGTGCCTCATCttttctcatgagcaattgatcaagtcaagagaaattgaattaaCAAGGAATTGGAATTCAATTACTTATGATTTACCAAGAGATCAATGATTGCATGATTGAAGTGGAGATGAGAGCTATTGATCCTGAGGACTCAACATCTCTCTACCCCAATGTTCTTCCGATCATTATCTTCTTATCTTGCTTTAGAGTTGTCTTTAATTGATGCATTCACATTGATTCTTTTCCTTGCACTTTACTATT
This sequence is a window from Arachis stenosperma cultivar V10309 chromosome 10, arast.V10309.gnm1.PFL2, whole genome shotgun sequence. Protein-coding genes within it:
- the LOC130956934 gene encoding uncharacterized protein LOC130956934 gives rise to the protein MSDGWTDKKRRSICNFLVNSLKGTVFLYSLDTSDISKTTNKVVKMLEDAVEFVGEENVVQIVTDNAANYKAARERMMETRKSLYWTPCAAHCIDLILEDFEKKLKVHETTIKKGRKITTFIYSRSMLISMLRNFTKGKDLVRPGATRFATAYLTLTCLHDNKGPLMTIFTSADWKTTKVASMPEGIRVQNMALDSRLWKNIVICLKAAAPLITVLRLVDSDEKPAMDFIFEGMRNAKETIKTNFGCVKKRSS